A single window of Pseudomonadota bacterium DNA harbors:
- a CDS encoding VOC family protein, which produces MAVKPIPDGYHSVTPYLSIKGAAEAIEFYKRAFSATELFRLVAPSGEIGHAEIKIGDSFIMLADPCETGAFRSPQSLGGSSVGLHVYVEDVDAQFAQAVDAGAKITKPVQDQFYGDRTGTLEDPFGHVWFLATHKEDLTPEEINRRAEALFKQGGG; this is translated from the coding sequence ATGGCAGTAAAACCAATTCCAGATGGGTATCACAGCGTGACACCGTACCTAAGCATTAAGGGTGCGGCTGAAGCCATTGAATTTTATAAGCGGGCATTTAGCGCGACTGAGTTGTTTCGCCTGGTTGCGCCAAGTGGTGAAATTGGGCACGCCGAAATCAAAATCGGCGATTCATTCATCATGCTAGCCGACCCTTGTGAAACAGGTGCGTTCCGCAGTCCACAGTCACTGGGTGGTTCGTCGGTTGGCCTTCATGTGTACGTGGAGGATGTGGATGCTCAATTTGCCCAGGCCGTTGATGCGGGCGCGAAGATTACCAAGCCTGTGCAAGATCAATTTTACGGTGACCGCACAGGTACGCTGGAAGATCCTTTTGGGCATGTTTGGTTTCTAGCCACCCACAAGGAGGATCTCACACCCGAGGAAATCAACAGGCGTGCCGAGGCACTTTTCAAGCAAGGTGGCGGCTAA